One window of the Streptomyces asoensis genome contains the following:
- a CDS encoding TetR/AcrR family transcriptional regulator, with amino-acid sequence MPVHERGPRERMVFSAAQLIRRDGVGATGMREVAVHAGAPRGSLQHYFPGGKQQLVNEAVDWAGRYAGKRVACFLDELAHTGEPTTPAGLFAAMVRQWTDEYAASGFAAGCPVAAATVDCAASGDTTREAAAAAFATWTGPVAEALTGMGVPAARAGSLATLMVSALEGAILIARAERDVRALTTVVTELAPLLDAAVERGVPQG; translated from the coding sequence ATGCCGGTGCACGAACGCGGACCCCGTGAGCGGATGGTCTTCAGCGCGGCCCAGCTCATCCGCCGCGACGGAGTCGGCGCGACCGGGATGCGGGAGGTCGCCGTCCACGCCGGTGCGCCCCGGGGCTCGCTCCAGCACTACTTTCCCGGCGGCAAGCAGCAGCTCGTCAACGAGGCCGTGGACTGGGCGGGCCGCTACGCAGGCAAGCGCGTCGCCTGTTTCCTGGACGAGCTTGCGCATACCGGCGAGCCGACCACTCCCGCCGGGCTGTTCGCCGCGATGGTGCGCCAGTGGACGGACGAGTACGCGGCGTCCGGGTTCGCCGCCGGCTGCCCCGTCGCCGCCGCGACCGTCGACTGCGCGGCCTCCGGCGACACCACCCGGGAGGCCGCGGCCGCCGCGTTCGCCACCTGGACCGGCCCGGTCGCCGAAGCCCTGACCGGCATGGGCGTCCCGGCGGCCCGGGCCGGCTCACTCGCCACCCTCATGGTCAGCGCCCTGGAGGGAGCCATCCTGATCGCCCGAGCGGAACGGGACGTGCGGGCACTGACGACGGTCGTGACGGAGCTGGCTCCACTGCTGGACGCGGCCGTCGAGAGGGGCGTTCCCCAGGGGTGA
- a CDS encoding bifunctional sugar phosphate isomerase/epimerase/4-hydroxyphenylpyruvate dioxygenase family protein, translating into MRTSIATVSLSGSLTEKLTAAARAGFDGVEIFENDLLASPLTPEEIRARCADLGLTIDLYQPMRDIEAVPAEEFARNLRRARHKFELMDRLGADTVLVCSSVSPLAADDDALAAGQLSQLADLAQDFGIRVAYEALAWGRHVSTYDHAWRIVEAAGHPALGTCLDSFHILSRSSDPKDLEGIEDIPGEKIFFLQLADAPLLGMDVLQWSRHHRCFPGQGGFDVAGLVKHVLRTGYDGPLSLEVFNDVFRQAEAGPTAVDARRSLLILQEEVGIRALPEPAAPTGVAFAELVTHDAEPVAALLAGLGFARTARHRGKPVELWEQGEARVLVNTGPAARRDGTSLTALGLESPDPAAAARRAEALLAPVLPRRRAAEDAPLDAVAAPDGTELFLCATNRPGLPNWRADFADVPHAPAASDAVRIDHVALTQPWHHFDEAVLFHRGVLGLDAQESVDVADPYGLLRSRAVTNADGSVRFPLTVGAAPGDDTAHARHIALATDDVVAAARRFTEAGGRLLPIPANYYDDLAARFEFADGELETYRDLGILYDRDAHGVFRHCYTHTVGRVFLELVQRDGGYQGYGAANAPVRLAAQHAAR; encoded by the coding sequence GTGCGTACGTCCATAGCCACCGTCTCCCTCAGCGGATCCCTCACCGAGAAGCTCACGGCCGCCGCCCGGGCCGGTTTCGACGGCGTCGAGATCTTCGAGAACGACCTGCTCGCGAGCCCCCTCACCCCGGAGGAGATCCGCGCCCGCTGCGCCGATCTCGGCCTCACCATCGATCTCTACCAGCCGATGCGGGACATCGAGGCGGTGCCGGCCGAGGAGTTCGCGCGCAACCTGCGCCGCGCCCGGCACAAGTTCGAGCTGATGGACAGGCTCGGCGCGGACACCGTCCTGGTCTGCTCCAGCGTCTCCCCGCTCGCGGCGGACGACGACGCCCTCGCCGCCGGGCAGCTGAGCCAACTCGCCGACCTGGCACAGGACTTCGGCATCCGCGTCGCCTACGAGGCGCTTGCCTGGGGACGCCACGTCAGCACCTACGACCACGCCTGGCGCATCGTCGAGGCGGCCGGCCACCCCGCGCTCGGCACCTGCCTGGACAGCTTCCACATCCTGTCCCGCAGCTCCGATCCGAAGGACCTCGAAGGCATCGAGGACATCCCCGGCGAGAAGATCTTCTTCCTCCAGCTGGCCGACGCCCCGCTCCTCGGCATGGACGTCCTCCAGTGGAGCCGCCACCACCGCTGCTTCCCCGGCCAGGGCGGCTTCGACGTCGCCGGGCTGGTGAAACACGTGCTGCGCACCGGTTACGACGGACCGCTCTCGCTCGAGGTCTTCAACGACGTCTTCCGGCAGGCCGAGGCCGGCCCGACCGCAGTGGACGCCCGCCGCTCCCTGCTGATCCTCCAGGAGGAGGTCGGTATCCGAGCCCTGCCCGAGCCCGCCGCCCCCACCGGGGTCGCCTTCGCCGAACTGGTCACCCACGACGCCGAGCCCGTCGCCGCCCTCCTCGCCGGCCTCGGCTTCGCCCGCACCGCCCGCCACCGCGGCAAGCCGGTCGAGCTGTGGGAGCAGGGCGAGGCCCGCGTCCTGGTCAACACCGGTCCGGCGGCCCGCCGTGACGGCACCAGTCTCACCGCGCTCGGCCTGGAGTCACCGGACCCGGCGGCGGCCGCCCGCCGCGCCGAGGCGCTGCTCGCCCCCGTCCTGCCCCGCCGTCGCGCCGCCGAGGACGCCCCGCTCGACGCCGTCGCCGCCCCCGACGGCACGGAACTCTTCCTGTGTGCGACGAACCGGCCCGGACTGCCCAACTGGCGAGCCGACTTCGCGGACGTACCGCACGCCCCGGCCGCCTCGGACGCCGTCCGCATCGACCACGTGGCGCTCACCCAGCCCTGGCACCACTTCGACGAGGCGGTGCTCTTCCACCGTGGTGTCCTCGGCCTCGACGCCCAGGAGAGCGTCGACGTCGCCGACCCCTACGGGCTGCTGCGCAGCCGCGCCGTCACCAACGCCGACGGCAGCGTCCGCTTCCCGCTCACCGTCGGCGCGGCCCCCGGCGACGACACCGCGCACGCCCGGCACATCGCGCTGGCCACCGACGACGTGGTCGCCGCGGCCCGCCGGTTCACCGAGGCCGGCGGACGCCTGCTGCCCATCCCCGCGAACTACTACGACGACCTCGCGGCCCGCTTCGAGTTCGCCGACGGCGAGCTGGAGACCTACCGTGACCTCGGCATCCTCTACGACCGGGACGCGCACGGCGTCTTTCGGCACTGCTACACGCACACCGTCGGCCGGGTCTTCCTCGAACTCGTCCAGCGCGACGGCGGCTACCAGGGGTACGGCGCCGCCAACGCGCCGGTGCGGCTGGCCGCCCAGCACGCCGCGCGCTGA
- a CDS encoding MFS transporter, with product MGSGHRLGRLRGQLLGHRLGRRFGWLWGAYGTSALGTWLAFGAFPLIAIQVLHAGPAEVAALASVGAAVGAVVAVPLGPWVEFRRKRPVLIAMDLVRFAALLTIPAAFALGVLTFLQLLLVSVVVAAADITFRAASGAYLKTLLPAEDLLVANARFESTAWTTTIIGPPLGGAAIGLLGPVATVVADAVSCLLSALGIRAMGGHEPPAGRREAARMRAGDLLDGWRYILADATLRPLFFNTALFNGLVMAAQPLLAVLMLGRLGFAPWQYGLAFAAPAIGGLLGSRLARPLVTRFGQHQVLVGSGVLRAIWPVGLAFLGPGIGGLLLVVGVELGLIFCCGVFNPVYATYRLERTATDRVTRTLSAWAVTTKASTALLTAVWGVLGGLLGPRTAIGLAGVLLLATPLLLPRRAATRLSEPEPEPEPAPNRAT from the coding sequence ATGGGGAGCGGGCACCGGCTGGGCCGGCTGCGCGGACAGCTGCTCGGACATCGGCTGGGGCGCCGGTTCGGGTGGCTCTGGGGAGCGTACGGGACCAGCGCGCTCGGCACCTGGCTCGCCTTCGGCGCGTTCCCGCTGATCGCCATCCAGGTGCTCCACGCCGGACCGGCCGAGGTCGCCGCGCTCGCCTCCGTGGGGGCCGCGGTGGGCGCGGTCGTGGCGGTGCCGCTCGGCCCGTGGGTGGAGTTCCGCCGCAAGCGACCGGTGCTGATCGCGATGGACCTGGTGCGGTTCGCGGCGCTGCTGACGATCCCCGCCGCGTTCGCGCTCGGCGTTCTCACCTTCCTCCAGCTCCTGCTGGTCTCGGTCGTCGTCGCGGCGGCCGACATCACCTTCCGCGCCGCCTCCGGCGCGTACCTGAAGACGCTGCTGCCGGCCGAGGACCTGCTCGTCGCCAACGCCCGGTTCGAGTCCACGGCCTGGACGACGACGATCATCGGACCACCGCTGGGCGGCGCGGCGATCGGGCTCCTCGGTCCGGTGGCGACGGTGGTGGCCGATGCGGTCAGTTGTCTGCTCTCGGCCCTGGGCATCCGCGCGATGGGCGGGCACGAGCCGCCGGCCGGGCGCCGGGAGGCCGCGCGCATGCGGGCCGGGGACCTGCTCGACGGTTGGCGGTACATCCTCGCCGACGCGACGCTGCGCCCCCTGTTCTTCAACACCGCCTTGTTCAACGGCCTGGTGATGGCCGCCCAGCCGCTGCTGGCCGTCCTGATGCTCGGCCGGCTCGGGTTCGCGCCGTGGCAGTACGGCCTCGCCTTCGCCGCGCCCGCGATCGGCGGGCTGCTCGGTTCGCGGCTGGCCCGACCGCTCGTCACCCGGTTCGGGCAGCACCAGGTCCTGGTCGGGTCGGGGGTGCTGCGCGCGATCTGGCCCGTCGGCCTGGCTTTCCTCGGGCCGGGCATCGGCGGGCTGCTGCTGGTGGTGGGCGTCGAGCTCGGGCTCATCTTCTGCTGCGGGGTCTTCAACCCCGTCTACGCCACCTACCGCCTCGAGCGCACCGCGACCGACCGGGTCACCCGCACCCTGTCCGCCTGGGCGGTGACGACCAAGGCATCGACCGCGCTCCTGACGGCCGTCTGGGGCGTCCTGGGCGGCCTGCTCGGCCCGCGTACGGCCATCGGCCTGGCCGGCGTACTCCTGCTGGCCACCCCGCTGCTGCTCCCCCGCCGCGCGGCAACGCGTCTCTCCGAGCCGGAGCCGGAGCCGGAGCCAGCACCGAACCGCGCCACGTGA
- a CDS encoding NAD(P)-dependent oxidoreductase yields MSWAALKTIRSRGPRSCTGMVGLLRAVALAESYDRRHRTRYYDRCHRAQGKAAAMQVGFIGLGVMGRPMALRLARAGTPLVVWNRTAAPAEALRAAGAEVAAGPADVFARADVVILMLADGSAVDAVLGRGTQDFGARVTGRVVVTMGTTSPEYSRALEADVRAAGGRYVEAPVSGSRVPAEQGRLVAMLAGEEAAVDTVRPLLAPMCHETFRCGPAPGALLMKLAVNLFLITQVTGLTEAFHFAERQGLDRRLFLDVVAAGPLASGVSRMKAPKLLTGDFAVQAAALDVLKNNRLIADAARACGLASPLLDTCHALFEETVALGHAGADMVAVLHALEARSNAGNAGNAGNGPTG; encoded by the coding sequence ATGAGCTGGGCCGCGCTGAAGACCATCCGCTCACGGGGTCCGCGTTCGTGCACCGGCATGGTCGGCCTCCTCCGGGCTGTGGCACTCGCCGAATCCTATGACCGGCGTCATAGAACTCGCTACTATGACCGCTGTCATAGAGCACAGGGAAAGGCGGCCGCCATGCAGGTCGGATTCATCGGTCTGGGCGTGATGGGCCGCCCCATGGCGCTGCGGCTGGCCCGCGCCGGGACACCCCTGGTGGTGTGGAACCGTACGGCGGCCCCCGCCGAGGCACTGCGCGCGGCCGGCGCCGAGGTCGCGGCGGGCCCCGCCGATGTGTTCGCGCGCGCCGACGTCGTGATCCTCATGCTGGCCGACGGGTCCGCCGTCGACGCCGTCCTCGGCCGCGGCACCCAGGACTTCGGCGCGCGCGTGACCGGGCGCGTGGTCGTCACCATGGGCACGACCTCACCCGAGTACTCGCGCGCACTGGAGGCGGACGTGCGCGCGGCGGGCGGACGGTACGTCGAGGCGCCCGTGTCCGGCTCGCGGGTCCCGGCCGAGCAGGGCCGGTTGGTGGCGATGCTCGCCGGCGAGGAGGCGGCCGTGGACACGGTACGGCCGCTGCTCGCCCCGATGTGTCACGAGACGTTTCGCTGCGGCCCGGCGCCCGGCGCGCTGCTGATGAAACTCGCGGTGAACCTGTTCCTGATCACACAGGTGACCGGCCTCACCGAGGCGTTCCACTTCGCGGAGCGGCAGGGACTTGACCGGCGGCTGTTCCTCGACGTCGTGGCGGCCGGGCCACTGGCGAGCGGGGTCTCGCGGATGAAGGCGCCCAAGCTGCTGACCGGCGACTTCGCCGTGCAGGCCGCCGCACTGGACGTCCTGAAGAACAACCGTCTCATCGCCGACGCCGCACGCGCGTGCGGCCTGGCCTCCCCGCTCCTCGACACCTGCCACGCCCTGTTCGAGGAGACCGTGGCCCTGGGCCACGCGGGCGCGGACATGGTCGCCGTCCTGCACGCACTGGAAGCCCGCAGCAACGCCGGTAACGCCGGTAACGCCGGTAACGGGCCTACCGGCTAG
- a CDS encoding TIGR03618 family F420-dependent PPOX class oxidoreductase — protein sequence MTQDTTQNALLALLSEGRGGVLVTLKHDGRPQLSNVSHHYYPDEGVIRISVTDDRAKTRNLRRDPRASYHVTASDRRAYTVAEATADLAPVAKDPYDATVEELVRLYRDILGEHPDWDDYRAAMVRDRRLVLRLRVERAYGIPKGTNDG from the coding sequence ATGACTCAGGACACGACGCAGAACGCGCTGCTCGCACTGCTCTCCGAGGGCCGCGGTGGGGTACTGGTCACCCTCAAGCACGACGGCCGCCCCCAGTTGTCGAACGTCAGCCACCACTACTACCCGGACGAGGGCGTCATCCGGATCTCCGTCACGGACGACCGCGCCAAGACCCGCAACCTGCGGCGCGACCCCCGGGCGTCGTACCACGTCACCGCCTCCGACCGCCGCGCCTACACGGTCGCCGAGGCCACCGCCGACCTCGCACCGGTCGCGAAGGACCCCTACGACGCCACCGTGGAGGAACTCGTCCGCCTCTACCGCGACATCCTGGGCGAGCATCCCGACTGGGACGACTACCGCGCCGCCATGGTCCGCGACCGCCGCCTGGTGCTGCGCCTACGGGTGGAGCGGGCGTACGGCATCCCCAAGGGCACCAACGACGGCTAG
- a CDS encoding MFS transporter: MSVPAAPPGQPKKAATAAWIGSALEYYDFFIYGSAAALIFPKVFFDESDPATATLLSLATFGVAYAARPVGALFLGHFGDRVGRKKIMVFTLILMGVSTFLIGCLPTRAQVGTLAPVLLVLCRVLQGISAAGEQASANSMTLEHAPSERRGFFTSFTLSGTQGGQLLATLVFIPIAALPEEQLLSWGWRVPFWLSIAVAVVGYVIRRKLEETPAFAAQQATGEVVKLPLAVLMRDHWADVLRVVAGALVASVSTIFTVWALAYATSDSVGMSRTSMLWVGALANVVALAAIPAWATLSDRIGRRPVYLIGAAGSAVMMFAYLWAISTGSYPLIMLLGIATFGVVYSAANGVWPSFYGEMFSTRVRLSGMAIGTQIGFAVAGFAVTFAAQIAGPDGDGWSSVALFTAALCVPPVIAALSARETAKVPTEQLGERGVRKASQPETVTA; this comes from the coding sequence GTGTCCGTCCCCGCCGCACCTCCCGGCCAGCCGAAGAAAGCCGCCACGGCGGCCTGGATCGGCAGCGCTCTGGAGTACTACGACTTCTTCATCTACGGCAGCGCGGCAGCACTGATCTTCCCGAAGGTCTTCTTCGACGAGTCCGACCCGGCCACCGCGACCCTGCTGTCGCTGGCCACCTTCGGTGTCGCCTACGCGGCCCGGCCCGTCGGCGCGCTCTTCCTCGGCCACTTCGGCGACCGCGTGGGCCGCAAGAAGATCATGGTCTTCACGCTCATCCTGATGGGCGTCTCGACGTTCCTCATCGGCTGCCTGCCCACCCGCGCGCAGGTCGGCACGCTCGCGCCCGTCCTGCTGGTGCTGTGCCGTGTCCTCCAGGGCATCTCCGCGGCCGGGGAGCAGGCCAGCGCCAACTCCATGACGCTGGAACACGCGCCGTCGGAGCGACGGGGCTTCTTCACCAGTTTCACCCTCAGCGGCACCCAGGGCGGCCAGCTCCTCGCCACGCTCGTCTTCATCCCGATCGCGGCCCTCCCCGAGGAGCAGTTGCTGTCCTGGGGCTGGCGGGTCCCGTTCTGGCTGAGCATCGCGGTCGCCGTCGTCGGCTACGTCATCCGCCGCAAGCTGGAGGAGACCCCGGCCTTCGCCGCCCAGCAGGCCACCGGTGAGGTCGTCAAGCTGCCGCTTGCGGTACTGATGCGCGACCACTGGGCGGACGTCCTGCGGGTGGTCGCGGGCGCGCTCGTCGCCTCGGTCAGCACCATCTTCACGGTGTGGGCGCTGGCGTACGCGACCAGCGACTCGGTCGGGATGAGCCGCACCTCCATGCTGTGGGTGGGCGCGCTGGCCAACGTGGTCGCGCTGGCGGCCATCCCGGCGTGGGCCACGCTCTCCGACCGCATCGGCCGCCGTCCGGTGTACCTGATCGGCGCGGCCGGCAGCGCGGTGATGATGTTCGCCTACCTGTGGGCGATCTCCACCGGCTCCTACCCGCTGATCATGCTGCTGGGCATCGCCACCTTCGGTGTGGTCTACAGTGCCGCGAACGGCGTGTGGCCCTCCTTCTACGGCGAGATGTTCTCCACCCGCGTCCGGCTGTCCGGCATGGCGATCGGCACCCAGATCGGCTTCGCGGTGGCCGGCTTCGCGGTCACCTTCGCCGCGCAGATCGCGGGCCCGGACGGTGACGGCTGGTCCTCGGTGGCCCTCTTCACGGCGGCGCTGTGCGTCCCGCCGGTGATCGCGGCCCTGTCGGCCCGGGAGACCGCGAAGGTCCCGACGGAGCAGCTGGGCGAGCGGGGCGTGCGGAAGGCGTCACAGCCGGAAACGGTTACTGCCTGA
- a CDS encoding LysR family transcriptional regulator: protein MDLETVRTFVAAADAGQFQEAAAELAVTQQAVSKRIAALERSLGVRLFTRTPRGAELTIDGQAFLPHARELLRVTERAVASVRTGHRPLRVDVIASRGAATGLMRGFHRAHPEIDLDVVMLFDIETAIAAIRSGAIDASFRAVAAPGRPLPEDIESARVLDEPLELLTGPAHALAGARSVPLARLAGHRIWMPGLAPGTEWTAYYDDLIAEFGLTIEATGPNFGSDVLLDTIADTPALATFMGGQTRLVWPAGHGLRRIPVTDPTPVYPHSLLWHRDNPHPALATLRAHLDATAAGHDAAGTWAPGWVMPR from the coding sequence ATGGACCTCGAGACCGTCCGCACCTTCGTCGCCGCCGCCGACGCGGGCCAGTTCCAGGAGGCCGCCGCCGAGCTGGCGGTCACCCAGCAGGCCGTCTCCAAGCGCATCGCCGCACTGGAGCGCAGCCTCGGGGTGCGGCTGTTCACCCGCACCCCGCGCGGCGCCGAACTCACCATCGACGGGCAGGCGTTCCTGCCCCACGCACGCGAGCTGCTGCGCGTCACCGAGCGCGCGGTCGCGTCCGTACGCACCGGCCACCGTCCGCTCCGCGTCGACGTGATCGCCTCACGCGGCGCGGCGACGGGCCTGATGCGCGGCTTCCACCGCGCGCACCCCGAGATCGACCTCGACGTGGTGATGCTGTTCGACATCGAGACGGCGATCGCCGCCATCCGGTCCGGTGCGATCGACGCGTCCTTCCGCGCCGTGGCCGCGCCGGGCCGGCCCCTGCCCGAGGACATCGAGTCCGCCCGGGTGCTCGACGAGCCGCTCGAGCTCCTCACCGGCCCCGCCCACGCGCTGGCGGGCGCCCGGTCGGTGCCCCTCGCCCGGCTCGCCGGGCACCGGATCTGGATGCCCGGCCTCGCTCCCGGAACCGAGTGGACCGCCTACTACGACGACCTCATCGCCGAGTTCGGCCTCACCATCGAGGCGACCGGTCCCAACTTCGGCTCCGACGTCCTCCTCGACACCATCGCCGACACCCCGGCCCTGGCAACCTTCATGGGCGGGCAGACCCGCCTCGTCTGGCCCGCCGGCCACGGCCTGCGCCGCATCCCGGTGACCGACCCGACGCCCGTCTATCCGCACTCGCTCCTCTGGCACCGCGACAACCCCCACCCGGCGCTGGCCACCCTTCGCGCCCACCTCGACGCCACGGCGGCCGGCCACGACGCCGCCGGGACCTGGGCGCCGGGCTGGGTGATGCCGCGCTGA
- a CDS encoding shikimate dehydrogenase, giving the protein MAVVFKDSYLVGLIGSGIGPSLSPALHEREADRQGLRYLYRLIDIDVLGLGPEAVGDLVRAARDLGFDGLNITHPCKQLVIPHLDALAPQAEALGAVNTVVFEEGRAVGHNTDVTGFAASFARGLPDVPLERVVQLGAGGAGAAVAHATLTLGAGQVTVVDALADRAADLAGSLNRHFGPGRAAAAGPDRLADLLARADGVVHATPTGMAAHPGLPFPAGLLRPDLWVAEVVYRPLETELLRTARAVGCATLDGGGMAVFQAVDAFRLFTGREPDSVGMLADFADMVRGAERSAGHPV; this is encoded by the coding sequence GTGGCCGTCGTCTTCAAGGACTCGTATCTCGTCGGACTGATCGGCTCCGGCATCGGTCCGTCCCTCAGCCCGGCGCTGCACGAGCGGGAGGCCGACCGGCAGGGCCTGCGGTACCTGTACCGGCTCATCGACATCGACGTGCTGGGTCTTGGGCCCGAGGCGGTGGGCGACCTGGTGCGCGCCGCCCGTGACCTCGGCTTCGACGGACTCAACATCACGCACCCGTGCAAGCAGCTGGTCATCCCGCACCTCGACGCGCTCGCCCCGCAGGCCGAGGCGCTCGGCGCGGTCAACACCGTGGTCTTCGAGGAGGGCCGGGCCGTCGGCCACAACACCGACGTAACCGGTTTCGCCGCCTCCTTCGCGCGCGGGCTGCCCGACGTGCCGCTGGAGCGGGTGGTGCAGCTGGGCGCCGGAGGCGCGGGCGCGGCCGTCGCGCACGCCACCCTCACCCTGGGCGCCGGCCAGGTCACCGTCGTGGACGCGCTGGCCGACCGGGCCGCTGATCTGGCCGGTTCCCTCAACCGTCACTTCGGACCCGGCCGGGCCGCGGCCGCCGGGCCGGACCGGCTGGCCGATCTGCTCGCGCGGGCCGACGGCGTCGTGCACGCCACCCCCACCGGCATGGCCGCCCACCCCGGCCTGCCCTTCCCGGCCGGGCTGCTGCGCCCCGACCTGTGGGTCGCCGAGGTCGTCTACCGTCCACTGGAGACCGAGCTGCTGCGCACCGCGCGCGCGGTCGGCTGCGCGACGCTGGACGGGGGCGGCATGGCCGTCTTCCAGGCCGTGGACGCTTTCCGTCTGTTCACCGGCCGCGAGCCGGACAGCGTCGGCATGCTGGCCGACTTCGCGGACATGGTCCGTGGTGCGGAGCGCTCCGCGGGCCACCCCGTATGA
- a CDS encoding histidine phosphatase family protein gives MGDLLLVRHGETEWSVSGQHTSFTDLPLTEHGEEQAKSLAPLLSGRTLSLALTSPLHRATRTAELAGITGARPEPDLHEWDYGDYEGVTTDEIHRTRPTWDLWTDGVPPGPDGHPGESPEEIGRRADRVLARVDTALARDDGDVVLVAHSHFLRVLTARRLGLPPAEGRLFQLATATMSRLSTEHGRPVIAEWNVRA, from the coding sequence GTGGGGGATCTGCTGCTGGTCCGCCACGGGGAGACGGAGTGGAGCGTGTCGGGACAGCACACCAGCTTCACCGACCTGCCCCTCACCGAACACGGTGAGGAACAGGCCAAGTCGCTCGCTCCGCTCCTCTCCGGCCGGACCCTCTCGCTCGCCCTGACCAGCCCGCTGCACCGCGCGACACGCACCGCCGAACTCGCCGGCATCACCGGCGCCCGGCCCGAACCCGACCTGCACGAATGGGACTACGGCGACTACGAGGGCGTCACCACCGACGAGATACACCGCACCCGTCCCACCTGGGACCTGTGGACCGACGGCGTACCGCCCGGCCCGGACGGTCACCCCGGCGAGTCGCCCGAGGAGATCGGACGGCGCGCCGACCGGGTGCTGGCCCGGGTGGACACCGCGCTGGCACGCGACGACGGTGACGTCGTCCTCGTCGCCCACTCCCATTTCCTGCGGGTGCTGACGGCCCGTCGGCTCGGACTGCCGCCCGCCGAGGGGCGGTTGTTCCAGCTGGCCACGGCCACGATGAGCCGTCTGTCGACGGAGCACGGGCGGCCCGTGATCGCCGAATGGAACGTACGGGCATAG
- a CDS encoding TetR/AcrR family transcriptional regulator, with protein sequence MSDSEKPDPDLRTRLVDVGVDLVSQEGAGALTLREIARRAGVSHGAPRRHFPTHLELLSAIAHRGFAQLGARVTTTLGDGTAAPRTRLTELARTYLEFALDNPGMYELMFRHDLLESGHLRLRDTSLPLFGVLVDLVGRVRPGADARSVAGALWANLHGIAQLWRWGSLQLATGADDFAPLLRTALDAHLGPEAGR encoded by the coding sequence ATGAGTGACTCCGAAAAGCCGGACCCCGATCTGCGGACCCGTCTCGTCGACGTCGGCGTGGACCTGGTCTCCCAGGAGGGCGCCGGAGCGCTCACCCTGCGGGAGATCGCGCGCCGGGCCGGCGTCTCGCACGGTGCGCCCCGCCGCCACTTCCCCACCCATCTGGAGCTGCTCTCGGCCATCGCCCACCGCGGCTTCGCCCAGCTGGGCGCCAGAGTGACGACGACCCTCGGCGACGGCACCGCCGCCCCTCGCACCCGGCTGACCGAACTGGCGCGCACCTACCTGGAGTTCGCGTTGGACAACCCCGGCATGTACGAGCTGATGTTCCGTCATGATCTCCTGGAGAGCGGTCACTTGCGGCTGAGGGACACCAGCCTCCCGCTGTTCGGCGTCCTGGTGGACCTGGTCGGCCGGGTCCGGCCCGGCGCTGACGCCCGGTCGGTCGCGGGCGCACTGTGGGCGAACCTGCACGGCATCGCCCAGCTGTGGCGCTGGGGAAGCCTTCAACTCGCAACGGGCGCAGACGACTTCGCTCCCCTTCTGCGAACCGCCCTGGACGCTCATCTCGGTCCGGAGGCCGGCCGGTGA
- a CDS encoding TetR/AcrR family transcriptional regulator — protein MTSVDEPARPHGNGRMRDAARTRAEILDVATLEFARVGYAGARVDDIAARTSTTKRMIYYYFGGKEQLFTAVLERAYGVIREAEQQLDVEHLDPVAAIRRLAELTFDHHEQHPDFIRLVSIENIHEAEHIAASEKLGRIGSPALDVIGRILASGRESGLFTAEVDAVDLHAMISSFCFFRVANRHTFGALFGRDLVDPAQREHYRAMLGDMVIAYLTAERATD, from the coding sequence ATGACCAGCGTCGACGAACCGGCACGACCCCACGGCAACGGGCGCATGCGCGACGCCGCCCGAACCCGGGCCGAGATCCTCGACGTGGCGACACTGGAGTTCGCCCGGGTCGGCTACGCCGGCGCCCGGGTCGACGACATCGCCGCCCGCACCAGCACCACGAAGCGGATGATCTATTACTACTTCGGCGGCAAGGAGCAGCTCTTCACCGCCGTCCTGGAGCGGGCGTACGGCGTGATCCGCGAGGCCGAGCAGCAGCTCGACGTCGAGCATCTCGACCCGGTCGCGGCCATCCGCCGACTGGCGGAGCTGACCTTCGACCACCACGAGCAGCACCCCGACTTCATCCGCCTGGTGAGCATCGAGAACATCCACGAGGCCGAGCACATCGCCGCCTCCGAGAAGCTCGGGCGGATCGGCTCCCCCGCGCTCGACGTGATCGGCCGCATCCTGGCCTCCGGGCGGGAGTCCGGCCTGTTCACGGCCGAGGTGGACGCCGTGGACCTGCACGCGATGATCAGCTCCTTCTGCTTCTTCCGGGTGGCCAACCGGCACACGTTCGGCGCCCTGTTCGGCCGCGACCTGGTCGACCCGGCCCAGCGTGAGCACTACCGCGCCATGCTCGGCGACATGGTGATCGCCTATCTGACGGCGGAGCGCGCGACGGACTGA